The segment ATGTGATTTCTGCTCCAGCAGACTCCATCGCCCTTTTATTATCTGTGCCAAAACTTTGATTGATTTCCGCGGTTCACGTAAAAAACTTCGCAGCCATTCATTGCGAAGTTTTTTTGGTATCTATTCTTCTTTTTCGACGAAGTTGATTAATGCGTCCATTGCTTCCTCTTCATCATTACCTTCCGTCACGATGGTAACCTTTACACCAGAGCCGATGGCTAAGCTCATAATGCCCATGATACTTTTCGCATTCACCTTTTTCGTATCTTTTTCAATAAAAATATCCGAGCTAAAGCGGTTTGCCTCCTGGACAAACAATGCTGCCGGGCGTGCTTGTAAACCCGTCTTTAATTTCACTTCAACTTCCTTTTCTACCACCTAGATCTCCTCCATTCAAATTTATCATCACAGCAATTGTTCATTACTATTGTTTTCGTTTCGAAATAACGCGTTGGACAAGCATTCATTTACTTTCCTACCTTCACATCTTCACCGGAACGAATCTTCTCAGCTAATTCATCAAGCTTACGTAAGCGATGATTGACGCCGGATTTACTCACCTTCCCACCTGACATCATTTCACCGAG is part of the Desertibacillus haloalkaliphilus genome and harbors:
- a CDS encoding HPr family phosphocarrier protein: MVEKEVEVKLKTGLQARPAALFVQEANRFSSDIFIEKDTKKVNAKSIMGIMSLAIGSGVKVTIVTEGNDEEEAMDALINFVEKEE